Genomic window (Arachis hypogaea cultivar Tifrunner chromosome 13, arahy.Tifrunner.gnm2.J5K5, whole genome shotgun sequence):
AGTAAGCCGGGCTTGAGGTGTAACTCGTCTTGTTCAGAGATTGAGCTCTCGTTCACCTGAAGTGGGAGAGGTATACGTCAACTTCAAGAGAAACGGCGGCATCAgacacctgcaaagacactccgacgctcaagttagtagAAGTATGAGATAAGTATAATATTACTCAGAGTGAATAGCGTCTCTTTTACATAGTTAGGGTTCAGTATTTATAGAGTGTAATCTTCTATAAAGAGATTGAGATATTTACCTTATTTTTCGGTAACTATCTTAGTTTGTTTCTGAGTGGGTTATTATCAGCGAGATTCTTTCTAAATTGAAGATAAGTCatgtttattattatatttgaattCCAATTTATAGACATAGTTGGACCGAGTTATAACTACCGGATCAGTTAGCAATAATCCTTGTAACTAATTGTAtctcacatttttttatttttcaattttctctGAAGAAACTGTTTATATTTTCTCTGCTTTAATTTTTCTCTCAATTCCATCACCTTCTTTACCTCTCTCACCAAGTTTTGATACCTTTTACTAATATTAGGACTGAATTGTTTGAGGaagaaaaaatctaaaaactagtttagaaaattaaaattgattagttaccaaaatattatattaaaatttttttaagaattaatatggaaaaactaccatttgtacccatgaatttTGTGAAcactgacaaaagtacccatcaaaTAAGAAAACTAACGTTGTATCCATGAAAGATGAGTTCTGTGTGACAATAGTATCTAAACCGTGattttttgttgactttttaataaaattcccaaattaccccttctatcttcttccccaaatttcaaatttcacaaCCCCCATCCTTCGTCTTCCTCCTCTGCTGCTGCCAGCCACCAGGCATgaagaatataaaattaatttccttTCATTTAATTCTTCAGCTATCACACAATTCCCAATCATCCTCCTTCCAAAGATCCCATTTTTCGAAGCATTAAAATTCATGAGATTTCAAAGACAACACAAACTTGGAAACCCGGAGGACAGAACACAAAACAGATTGAACTTCATCAAAACTTGAATAAACAAGAATAGATATTAAAGCTGTCAAACACACCAGAAGATAAGAGAATAACACAATAAAGAACCACCTTTAACAAACCACCACCCCCAGAAAATCTTCTCAATCCAAAGCAACATCACCTTTCCGCTGACTCCAAatctaaaaagataaaattgataGCTAAGACACaaagagaaaaagggagaaacAACACATACGATCGGCCCTGAATAAAGCTGCATGTGTACTGATTGAGAACGATGATAGTACCTCTCTGCAACTTGCCAGAATGGATCAAATCGTTCTTTTGCATAGCGAGCATGCTTTGCTGGTAATGGGAGCCATCAGAGAGAATCAAACGGAATCTCTCGGTATTGTTCTATTGCGACTACACAAGTTTGAAGTCCATTACTTGCAAAATCGGCTTCAGATCCTCAGTCGAACTGGAATTCTCGCACATCTTCGTAATTGCCGATTTGGTGAGTTTCACCTCCATTTTTGGGAACCCTAGCAAGAAATTGAAACCGCGTTTAGTGATGTAAAACGAAACGCCGAAGTTTGGTTAGAGTGCGTTGAAGCATtttggagggagagagagagagagagagagagagagagagagagagagagagagagagagagagagagagagagagagagagagagagagagagagagagagagagagagagagagagtttggggaagaagatagaaggggtaatttggaaattttattaaaaagttaacGAAAAAATACTGTTTGAGTACTATTGTCATACGGAACtcatcttttatgggtacaacattagttttcttgtttgatgggtacttttgtcaatattcacaaaattcatgggtacaaatggtagtttttccAATTAATATAAAGTATTACTCTAATCTAACATTTTGAAGGAAACGTATagggagggaaaaaaaaaaggaaaatgataCATACATCCAAAATACAAGATCAAGTGGACGATTTGAAACAACTTTGTTATTTGGATAATCATCATCAAAAGGTTGTTCTACATTTTGTTTCTTTCGTAAAATTATGCTGTGAAGTCTACTTATTAATATATTCCACCACAATTTTATTCTTCTTCCTATTATTGAAAACATTACAATTTTTTCATAAGCTACCAATGCAATAACATTTGACTATCAACTTgcacaaataaataattatctacATACTGTCTAATATACATAACCAAAATGATTATACAAATATCATTTTTCGTATTTGGATTTGAAACGTGTAAGTTTATACATGATCGTTTGGCGCTCCGAAGCAGGAAGTGCGTCCAATTGTATTCAACTTGAcggataatattaaaaataatactcgAGTCTAATATGAAATATCAGAGCAATATTAATGCAGTAAAAatcttatatttgataaattgaCTTTTGACACCAAACAAGATTTTGAATATCAACTTTTGTTTTAGTTTTCGATATTTTAGAAAATTCGATCTATAACTTTTAGCAAGGAAAATAgtgaaataaagaaaataaatgataaatttgGATGCTCTAATATGGTGTCCAATAGAATACAATAAACttttctcaaaataaaatattcagtagaatttaattttgatacgttGTCAATGTAAAGCAGTTTTACATGTGTATTCAATTACGTAACGctatattagtaaaaaataactactttttttATTAATCGTATAAATGGTCATTCAAAAAAACAGATGTAATTGCACGACAATATAAAACGCTTTATACTGTCagtgaatcaaaattaaactctatctataaaaaagtattaaaaaaaaaaaagaaaatcaatatTGGGGGGCAATGTGATATGTTACATTCAATTGGGCCTAGGAAGAGGCCCTACCCACATGCAGCATGGAGGTCAGTGTTTTAGCCTTTAATTGAGGGGAGCCAAGAACCCCACCATTGGCCCCAATTATTGAAACCGCACTATGTTcttcattcataaaaaaaaaaaaaaaaaaaaaatcagagtatCAATCAGTACCGTACCCCTCTTAATTGAATGCCTTAGCTtcacctcaaaaaaaaaaaaaaaaaaaaaaaaaaccacacacacacaaataattaaaattatgaaaccTAACACAAGTGATAGTTATCAGAAAACGTTATGCTTTGTATTGGATCCTTTAATTTTGGGATCATGTATGTAACAattttttgagtttcttattcTCTGAAAGTGAACTTctgtaaatatattaataaatattcgGTAATTTAGTACAAATAAAATTGAAGACTGAGTTGATTGATACAAGTAGCACGATATGGGCCACAAATTGAATAGAATTCTTTAAACAGTGGCTCTAAAATATCTCCCTAATGGTTTAATTAATGTTGTAATATATAGTTAACTAACAAGTAACACGTACAATGAAATCCTAACAACCCAAGATATTTCATTTTCGTATACTTGAGTGCTATGCCTATATATATAGGTTCATTCCTTCCCAAATTTTTCCATCAAACAATTAACTACATACATTCTCATTGTgtgtgagtgagagagagagagagagagaagagagatacaTAAATAATTAAGATGGATTATGCAATGATTCGTTCTTCTAACTCCAAGTGTGTTGTGACAATCCTTCTGGTAATTGTTTTAACCGTCACAAATTTTGGTGAAGCAAAAGGGAGAGAATTCCGACAATCAAACACAGTATTCATTAGAAGCTCATGTAGCTCCACAACATACCCAAAACTATGCTACACTTCGCTGGTGAAGCATGCGGCATTCATTCAAACAAACCCCGTTCTTCTAACGGGGACAGCCCTCAATGTCACTCTTTCCTCGGCCAAATCGACCTCGGCCGCCATGTCCACGATGGCGAGGAGCGGCAGCCTGAGGGGGAGAGACGCGGCGGCTATGCAGGACTGCATGGAGGTTTTGGCTGATTCCGTGGAGGAGCTCACAAAATCGATTGGAGAAATGAGTCATTTGAGGACAAGTAATTTTGAAGGAACCATGAGTGATGTTCAAACTTGGGTCAGCGCTGCTTTGACCGATGATACCACCTGCACTGATGGCTTCCAACAGACCCCTAGTTCTGTCGCCGGAGATGTTAAGACCGCCGTCCGTGGCCGCATCATCGAGGTGGCGCAACTCACTAGTAATGCCTTGGCTTTGATTAATCAGCTCGCTAATGGCCATCCTTAAGTATACATAGTTTGtggaaattaattattaaaaggtGACTATTCACATGGTTAAGATATTGTCACGTATTATGTTAAAAAGTTTAGTTAAATCTCAAACTACCTAATGTTTCTTGTATCTTCGTGTAAGTATTAAAATGATGAAGTGAGATGCTGATCTTCAAGGTTAGCATCATCATGTTGGTTTTGCAGTGTAAGTGTGTgaactattaattaatataatttattgtatatatatatatatatagtgttcaTGCAATCATGCTTAATTATAAGTTAAGGCTTGAGCAAACGAGTGAATTATATAATGTTATACCTTGTATGTATTGTATAATGCATGTGGTCATCATGTGGAATGAAGTTTATTTGATTTCCTTATTTGAGATAAGTATGCATAATTTAAGTGAAGGTGCTCATCAAGAgctagataaaaataaaaaataaaaaataatatttaagctTGATGTCTTGTCTTAATAACAGAGAGGGGGAAAAAGTACAGGAAAGTGATATTTGATATGGAATCTTATTGATTCACCAACGTAAGGTGTATATATACAGTGACATGGTGTGATGTTTTCTTACCTTATGATTGTGCTCTCTTCCATagcattttattttaatatttgataattaataaaaaagagaaCTAATTCTATATGCAACCAATTTATTAATATAGCagcactttttaaaaaaaattattttataattttaaaaagtcaaagtttaggaggtcaatatttttattaaaatttggtttaaaaaaatgagtaattttacactattagatataatttacaccattaaaaatactaataataacaaattaattactataaatcacaaaatttgttGACCCTAAAActattctttttccttcttcttctttttctttttaggttttttatgattctttttaataattttaaatatttttttctagattTAGATGTGtcttttttataggttttagatgttttttgttttatatatatattttagatatttttttagggtttgaataatattttttaattttaaatatttcttccgatgtttcttttttttttatattttgaatgttTTTTTTCTAGTAATTTTTTATGTCTCAATttattagattttgaattttttaaaatgattttaaatatatcttttttattagatttcaaatgtttcttttgttaaatttcgaaccttctttaatttttttaataattttgaattttttattttgtttggatTTAGattcatttaatattttaaatatttttttattaaattttagatttttttatttcagatgttctttttttaataattttaaatatttttttgtgattttttagacATTTCTTTTAAACAGCAATGTAAAAAGAGGGGTGAGAGAGGATGACAATAGATGGCAAGATACCTGCAAACGCGATGACGACGACGATAGATACATTCTTaacaaaaatatctgaaatttctaaaatttaaatagagGAATGCTCGGAAGTCAGTAATTTTtttgatttgtagccatcaagtagccatcaatgatatttttaatggtgtgagatttcatctaatggtataggattactcactttttttttactagttatatgctggccagaatttaataaagttgttggctccctagacttttccatttaAATATCCGAAatctctaaaatttaaatatttgaaatgtaGATATAAAAAACTTCTAAAAGTTAAATATACCTTcgtttttaattatttacttttatttatttttaattgtatattctcaaaaaattattcaatacttttaaaattttaacatccGAGATTCGAGTATAAGAAACATCGCatattatgttttctttttttaatagtttatttatttatttattttttattatacatttaAACGTACAAAACAACTAAactttaaaatctaaaattcaaGTATAAGAaacattctaaattaaaaagagTATTTATTgtgtttaaattttgaatttttttaattagattttggataattttttataataattttagttgtttttttttttttggttaggttttgaattttctttgttaaaggttaaatattttttataataatttaaaatgtttatttttatttgattttagatattatttttttagattttaattttttttttaattttaaatattttattgatttgtttgttagttaatcaataataaattattGTTGACGGGTATTCTAATTGATTACTTAGCAtgattgtaataaaaaatatcaaacaaaTGTTTAGTTCAATCATATCATGAACAATGTTCATGAGATATTTTTGGCGAAACCAAGCGCGTGGGACATTACAAACACTGATTACTACTAGAGTTCATGGAGCTAGaattactattttttattgtGAATTTTATGTCTAATTTCACACATGAAATACACCTCATTTATGCAAACTTTCAGTTCTTCTGACGTCATGATGAACCCActtataagaagaaaaaaaaatgctaaTACATATAAAATTCAAGCACACCTTTTTTCTTTATGAATGAACTTGGCTAACACATCAATCTTTTCTACTGGTGAACGCTATGGTGTCTAAAAGTTAGtacttatttattaaaaaaaattaaaaaataatatttaatttaaaagatataacaataaataatttttaaaaaatcaaaatctaCTATAAAAAGTAAGTTAGGCAAAATTTAGACACTAACTCATAGGTACCATAGAATTAGGGGCAAAAAACCATTATAAGTCAATGCCATTTAGAATTTCGTATATAAGCCAAACCGGAAATGGTTTCAGTAATGCGCCAGAACGTATAttaatataattcgaatcaaaatGATTCGAACTGCATTtgttagtaattcgaaccagtgcAGTTCGAATTACAAGTTGACTTTTGTTAATAAATCGAACCAAGTTGGTTCGAACTTCTAgtgcacataattcgaaccagggtgattcgaattatagagagagaaCGCTGacaaagtaattcgaaccaggctggttcgaattaaaCCAATCATAATTCGAACCGGATTGACTACTCCTTGTGGACTCAGCATCGTGATGATGAGcggagattcggtcacatgacaACTAATATCTCCGAGTGTGTTAACTCAATACTCAAGGGTGTCAGAAATCTCCCTGTATCCTCcctggtgaaggcaacatatggtaggcttgcggaactctttgttcgtaaggggagagaggctgaggctcagatgggaaccggacaacaattcagtcagtACTTGGTGAAGTCTattgaggccaacttgaagacggccaggtgcttcacggtgactttgtatgaccgtgataactccgagttcaccgtaGCCTCTCTGACCACCTGCATCATACACATGTCTTACCGCTACTTAAATGTGTGCTTAGGGTATCCAATACATTATAAATGAACACGTAGTTATGTATAGTAAATTGAAAAAGACAAGGCTTAGTACAGTACCTCGAGGCCAATAGCCAGCTGAACGTCTCAAACCCTGCAGGCCTAAACCGAGGAAATCGCCAGAAAATCCATGACTGAAGTAGCTGAAGTGGGCCCGCTAGCTTGATAACATTTCTGTtcgccactcggcacatgcaccggtacaaccatgccaGTGCTGCAGAACCCCAGCTGTAGGTCCCCATATCCTCCAACCTAGCTACAAAcggaagccatctgatgtgaatgcggttgccggacttgtccgcaaacagctgcgtgcccaacaacatcatggTGTACGCACGGGCATATCAACGCATAGTCTCCTCATCAGCTCCCTCCGGGCACTCACCAAAAgtctcctgaaaccagctgcagttgaccgcgtacttctgaacctggctAGGAGGAGGTACCACTCCAAGCAACTCCTCGAACCACACCCAGGCTGGACGGCCACCCTGGATGTATATCTGGAACTCTGATAGGCAGCCGCTGACGTAACGCCCGTCCACTGGCAAACccagctggtatgccacgtcctggagtgtgatcgtgcactctccgaacggcatatgaaacgtgtgcgtTTCCGGACGCCATCGCTCGACGAACGCACTGACAAGGGCCTCGTCCAAccggaaccatctatcgttcagACTTGCAAGATGGTATAGACCGACCATCTGCAGGTACAGAACGTATCTGTCATTGAGGagcatgccctgctgccgccgcatgctcctgatgcatcgctGAGGCTGCGGAAGAAATGAACCGCATTATTATAACCAACTTAATTACCAGTGACAAACATACTCAACACGATAATTCATAAACCAAAAAATCGTACTAAATATGACCGCTTAAAAATCCAAGAACGAGAACCACTTGCATAAACAACTAACATAAGAAACCGGCATAAACCACTGACATGGAAGATCTAACATAAAACAACCACAactaaaccgctaacataaaccactaacataaaccactaacgtcAACCTCTaagataaaccactaacataaaccgttATCGTAAACCACTTACATAAACCACTGAGATAAACtaccaacataaaccactaagataaaccaccaacataaatcactaacataaaccactaacgtaaaccactaacataaaccactaacataaatcaCTAACATAAACCGTTAACGTAAACCACTTacgtaaaccactaacataaaccactaacataaaccattaccctaaaccactaacataaaccactaacataaaccaccaactaaaccaccatctaacccgcatgcaaaaccactaagtCACATGTACCGGTAGAACAAAGTTATTTCCGTACTAACCTCCTCGTTGATGACCCCAGCTATATGGGCGACTCCGTCCAAGCGATATAACcgtgccggatcgtcccccatcagcaGAGTATTCCGTTCAGGTCTTCGTCGGAGAGAATCTGAgtcgttttctctgagatttggtggGGTAGGGGAAGGTGAGAATGGTTCGAATGaggctgattcgaactccttatatagccgaatcactagtaattcgaaccagagtAGTTCGAATTATTAAGAACCCAGCAtaagtgtaattcgaaccaggatggttcgaattacttgaagACTTTACTTACCTATAATTCGAACTAAGCTACTTCGGTTTACGTGGAGAAGGAGTTCGAACCttgctggttcgaattacaacCAACTTTTCATCAACCTAATTCGAACTTGGCTGGTTCGATTTACTAAGGAATCCAATTCAAACcgagctggttcgaattacatatatatagctcctagctcatTACTGAAACGaatttcaatttggcttatttaCGTAGTTCTCAACTTGTCTTGGCTTATTCTAATTTTTTGCCCTAGAATTAGCCTTTTCTATTATATAATGATGGCGAACTAACGGGTAACCAACTAGATAACCTCCTGCAAGATAAAATTGTTTGTCACGCGCCATTCGTAATTATATTCTTTTTCAGACAACTACTTCTTTAttttttggaattaattaattagaggtaattatcttatctttcttataTATTAACGTGTCATAAATTTAATTGTGCACATATTTAACATATGAAACAAATTTTCTTATATATTTCGGTTACTTTCCCCCACCATAGAGTTATTTGCATAGTGAGAAGATGGATCCCGAATGGTAAGCGGAATTCTTTTGTGAGTGAGAAGTTGCCATTTGCCAACAGTATTATAGATATGACCATTTAAGTATTTCCTAAACTAAGATTCGATTTGGGTTATTATGTGATCCCTCCTAGTTCTTGGGCTAGGTCGGGTACGTGTAGCTTTGGGTTCTGATCCCCTCATGAAATTTGTGAGGTAACGAATAAGTGGACTTTGTAGGGGAAGGGGGGTTGAGCCATTAGTTTCTGGACCTGGTCGCCACAAGTATTGTAGTTGAATTGAATTCTAGATCATTAACTTATTGcatcgttttttttttcaataggattatatttataataaaacttGAGAAATACTTATGTACGTAATTCTAAAGTATATTTAATGtgtgttttaaaaatttattttattcaaacttTAACTATGTATTAGATTgacttaatatataattattttaagtgTAAAAAATGTGTGCAAAATAaacttatataaaataattaaaatattatttatatacaaaaatcaattactaaaaatagctactatatatttatatataaatacatatattatttaatttatttttaatatatattttatattttatattaataattaattttagtataaacttaatatgattataattaaaataatacataataGAAGATAATTTCCTCTAATTTCAGAAAGACACGGAGACAATTAacttttttataagattttataTTTGCagtgaaatttattatttttctttgatcTTAACTGAAAATTTCATAATTTGAGAAATAACAGTGAATTACGAATGCGTTGTCCTTCCATTCGAAATGGCGTTCATATTGATGATAATAATAAGAGATTGAAGTTGCTTTTAATATAGGTTTATCAGCTAGGCATATACGCAGTCACGATCCAAACAATTTTGATAGTGATggtgaaatatatataatatgataataatttttataataaaaatattgtgtttacataaaaaattaattattaaattatctactataaatttatatataaatatatatattatttaatttatttttaatttatattttaagatttattttgtacAAATAATTATTGTATGTATACGTAgtataattattgttataattaaatttttttattgtaaaatataattagctttcaaaatatctaattataaattaaaatactaaaatattaatttaaataataacatataatttaaaatttaattttttatatttcatattttaaaactTTGGCAATATAATCAAAatgtctcttttttttgtatatgtcattaaacaatcatttaaaactCAACTTTCATACGATTAGCTTTCGatgatattcatagttaaaaaatttcattcaattagggtagttattatgaaaaaaactaaaactaattttaaaggaagaaacacaaatggatagataatattttttcgagtcgatttttaagaaagaacatcaatcttatttaaatttaaaaattgatcattatcacatctaatatgaagttctcaaattaactattaagtattaaaaattgaataaaaaattattataaaatttaatttaataatttagtagaaacaaataaatattattattatatactatttaataaaattttaaattatagtgAAAACATTTATCCTGCATCCAAATGAATAGATCCGTCCCTGCATATACGTATAATAAGGGTGGTGAAAAGCATGCAATTATATTTTGTGTCGAAGGTAGTATTATATATACGTCATGGCAAATTATGTGTGGATCGTATCGCAATCATGAGATTAGTTATATTACTATAAGTGTAAATGATCATCAGcaaaatcacttttatttaaaAACCTAAATTTATTGAAGGTTGGTGTTCAGTGTGAGAGTGATAAACATGCATCAAAATCAATCATCATTGTCCTTGTCTTTAATTTGGGATTTGAAAGCCTTATTAGTGAATTAATACCTGCCACCATATGAAGCCACACGATGTGTCGGTCATCTGATGACGTGGAAGACAGCAGGGTAAAGATGTATCTACATCTTTGCATTCTCCTCCAATTGACTACTTACCTGTTTTCCAcgtgtgtatatatattttaataattaaaaacgtTAACATTAGAAATTAAACATCCAGAGTATTGAAAAAGAGGGACGAAATTGAACCCAatttatttaaatgaaaaaaaaatattggaaaAAAGCAGTTGGGTTGTTTGGCTTCGTTGACATGCTAGCTCAAGTTCTTATTTCTTTGATGTTGAAGGATATTAGCACTGGTGgagtttgaaataaaattttagggccaaaattttaacataaaaaatttaacgttaaatttatttgatataattctttaaatttttgaagattGTATCTCATttttttcgtgattcattaaagtagaacaACTATTTACAGGTGTTGATATTATAGAAGTTATATATTCTCCTTTTTGAATATTagttttcttcttaaaaaatgcatcaattctttgatttttcatcattattttgtataaaaatttgaatatatatcctgtaaaatatgtaaaaaaataaaaagataaatattaaaatttataatatttattaatttttttatcaatttatacaaatacaataatattaatacttattgaatattctaatattttttattatataaaaaattaaattaaataaacagtaatatataaaataatattaaattaaataaataaaaatacctaattttataATGAAAAACAAGACAGCAAACGCAAGGAAACTTTTTATTCTTATATCTTTTTGTTAGataacttttttttgttaaatgtGTTGTGAAGCCAACAAAGGCctactataaaaattattatgcaaTAAAGACATGAGATGGAAATTAAATCTAaatattctaaattctaaattataataaagcattaaaccaataaaattaatttttattttttaaagaattactactaatttttttataaaaaatttgaggGGACTATGGCCCATTGCCCTAGTTAAGCTCCCTACTGGATATGAGGATTGAGGGGGAATGCTATTACCCTcactttagtttttagttttttttttgggctTAGACCCAATTGGTataccaaaaat
Coding sequences:
- the LOC112737395 gene encoding 21 kDa protein, coding for MDYAMIRSSNSKCVVTILLVIVLTVTNFGEAKGREFRQSNTVFIRSSCSSTTYPKLCYTSLVKHAAFIQTNPVLLTGTALNVTLSSAKSTSAAMSTMARSGSLRGRDAAAMQDCMEVLADSVEELTKSIGEMSHLRTSNFEGTMSDVQTWVSAALTDDTTCTDGFQQTPSSVAGDVKTAVRGRIIEVAQLTSNALALINQLANGHP